Proteins from a single region of Nerophis lumbriciformis linkage group LG36, RoL_Nlum_v2.1, whole genome shotgun sequence:
- the tcof1 gene encoding uncharacterized protein tcof1, which produces MSVNACKQELIPLIYRHLKEHGFQSAATELLRDNTQCCVEGDWTSSASLQEIYSSWLKHSKNRHSRSNGGASSPVSAKVASKEENKSAKKLQKQKSVAPKRSKKDEKVLESAIPAKKQETVVAACQDDSDSDSSLDVEKWKNMLLQMTEVDAAKIDTINSLDSSAPKKRVRKSRAKPKTDMPVKEPAKKKSKEKAVTKKQSKSSLQKKTSPLTSLASLSMAQSLISSEGATAAASSIKDKPVEDVASCNKKIVVDKVGKRKEMKTKKKRKEPANGLDILEPILKDKKSKKKEVGDSKEASDLNSKEKKALKKKKKLDEVKICEQENPHGTGDDKETSRNAEVAPSVDSSSADVRENKSKKKKDKSSPDEDPMAKTGKENGSTEERGEPNPEVKRKKKKEEIGNGEGTSQLSVKKKKSHKKKRTDEERISEQETPERTDDDKETALNVDSSSADVSGNKSKEKKKKRKSHHVEKNTPQPDDQTQKKQDTSSDPLAKNEKAIGISEETAEEPNTEELTVKVKKSHKKRRKTDDVRISEQENPERTDDDKEASRSEEMDNPSADVRGNKSKKRKKKSHHVEENPQQTEDQTEKKNDKYFPDEDPVDENEKENESSEETGEPNTEVKKKKKKKLWFIDTQPLLTLYTPQLPSVKKQKKGKQDSEEFPATPTWSHDKPQEPA; this is translated from the exons TGTTGTGTGGAAGGAGATTGGACGTCATCTGCATCCTTACAAGAAATTTACAGTTCCTGGTTAAA GCACTCAAAGAACAGACACTCCAGGTCTAATGGAGGTGCATCAAGCCCAGTTTCAGCTAAAG TTGCTTCTAAGGAGGAGAACAAATCTGCAAAGAAATTGCAAAAACAGAAA tctgttgcaCCAAAAAGGAGCAAAAAAGATGAAAAGGTGTTAGAAAGTGCCATACCAGCCAAGAAGCAAGAAACGGTGGTGGCTGCTTGTCAAGATGATTCTGACTCTGACAGTAGTTTGGACGTAGAGAAATGGAAGAACATGCTCCTACAGATGACAg AGGTTGATGCAGCCAAGATAGATACCATCAACTCTTTGGACTCTTCTGCACCGAAAAAGAGAGTTAGGAAATCTCGGGCTAAGCCTAAAACTGACATGCCTGTTAAAGAGCCAGCTAAAAAGAAGAGCAAGGAGAAAGCAGTGACAAAGAAACAATCTAAGTCTAGTCTACAAAAGAAGACCTCACCTTTGACCTCCTTGGCTTCCTTGAGCATGGCACAAAGTCTGATATCATCAGAAGGTGCGACGGCTGCGGCTTCATCTATCAAGGATAAACCTGTGGAGGACGTAGCAAGCTGTAATAAAAAGATAGTAGTAGACAAAGTGGGGAAGAGAAAAGAAATGAAGACTAAGAAAAAGAGAAAGGAGCCTGCTAACGGACTTGATATTTTAGAGCCCATTTTAAAAGACAAGAAATCCAAGAAGAAGGAGGTAGGTGATAGCAAGGAAGCTTCTGATCTTAACTCCAAGGAGAAGAAAGCcctgaagaagaaaaagaaacttGACGAAGTGAAAATCTGTGAGCAGGAAAATCCACATGGGACTGGTGATGACAAGGAGACAAGCAGGAACGCGGAggtggctccaagtgtggacagTTCAAGTGCTGATGTGAGGGAAAACAAATCaaagaagaaaaaagacaaaTCTTCTCCAGATGAGGATCCAATGGCTAAGACTGGAAAAGAGAACGGAAGCACTGAAGAAAGAGGAGAGCCCAACCCGGAAGTcaagaggaagaagaaaaaggaggaaATAGGTAATGGTGAGGGGACTTCTCAGCTTTCAGTCAAGAAGAAGAAATCCCACAAGAAGAAAAGGACAGACGAGGAAAGAATCTCCGAGCAGGAAACTCCAGAGCGGACTGACGACGACAAGGAGACGGCTTTAAATGTGGACAGTTCAAGTGCTGATGTGAGTGGAAATAAAtcaaaggagaagaagaagaagagaaagagTCATCATGTGGAAAAAAATACTCCGCAGCCAGATGACCAAACACAGAAGAAACAAGACACATCTTCTGATCCATTGGCTAAAAATGAAAAAGCGATTGGAATCAGTGAAGAAACAGCAGAAGAACCCAACACAGAAGAGCTCACAGTTAAAGTGAAAAAATCCCACAAGAAGAGAAGGAAAACGGACGATGTAAGAATCTCCGAGCAGGAAAATCCAGAGCGGACTGACGACGACAAGGAGGCAAGCAGGAGCGAGGAGATGGACAATCCAAGTGCTGATGTGAGGGGAAATAAATccaagaagaggaagaaaaagagTCATCATGTGGAGGAAAATCCTCAGCAGACAGAGGACCAAAcggagaaaaaaaatgacaaatattttccTGATGAGGATCCAGTGGATGAAAATGAAAAAGAGAACGAAAGCAGTGAAGAAACAGGAGAGCCCAACACAGAagtcaagaagaagaagaagaaaaaactgtGGTTTATCGATACACAGCCTCTGTTGACCCTGTACACGCCACAACTTCCGTCTGTGAAAAAGCAAA AGAAAGGGAAACAGGATTCAGAAGAGTTCCCAGCAACACCTACATGGTCACATGACAAACCCCAGGAGCCAGCCTGA